One stretch of Arthrobacter polaris DNA includes these proteins:
- a CDS encoding class I SAM-dependent methyltransferase — protein sequence MTDFSSVSDAPRSDDPALLATLAHDLTAINYTVEGVAELLGDEANEALGRDQTVPATLALRNNSQQLATVVRLWLLAGEVTAESLEQALPTTGVGALISLGLVEAAFESSVGHSGKLTHRRTVRRXMVRAAVDLRPYGWPASEDGGEDTNLWVASDLGAHQRPGVLRHDHVLGIGQASLTLAQGTIRRKVDRALDVGTGCGIQLFHLLHHATTVVATDISVRALAFTRFNLLLNAPSLGLVETDFSPSTASPRVSLRLGSLLEPVAGESFDLVVSNPPFVITPRHRGERSAEQFTYRDGGLAGDAIVESLVRDLPSILAPGGVAQMLGNWEVTNDDAGGPGEWSARPRQWVGERVQAWFIQREQVSPGGYAETWLQDASQGRDSGSYAAAYEDYMLDFASRKVAGVGFGYILLRRPASGDVVHEPRFEEILYPIEQPVGPHLAASLDRGAWLDARVSIMDELLVVAQDVTEERHQRPGAEXPGVILLRQGAGLRRTNLLSTELAGFASASDGELTVGQLIGALATLMERPDKEFSENLYGEVCNLVRDGFASCLNLQSARDSSVQLLAMFDENIANNSLNLWCGFCGAGTVGATLRRPHGSGE from the coding sequence ATGACTGACTTCTCCTCCGTTTCAGATGCTCCACGCAGCGATGACCCCGCCCTCCTAGCCACCTTGGCCCACGACCTGACGGCCATTAACTACACGGTCGAGGGTGTGGCGGAACTCCTCGGAGACGAAGCCAATGAGGCGCTGGGCAGGGACCAAACGGTGCCCGCTACGCTGGCGCTGCGCAATAATTCGCAGCAGCTGGCCACAGTTGTGAGGTTGTGGTTGCTCGCAGGTGAGGTCACCGCCGAATCTCTGGAGCAGGCGTTGCCAACAACAGGNGTGGGAGCTCTTATCTCCCTAGGACTGGTGGAAGCTGCCTTTGAATCATCCGTAGGGCACAGCGGGAAGCTGACACATCGCAGAACAGTGCGCCGGTGNATGGTGCGCGCAGCCGTGGACCTTCGCCCCTACGGATGGCCGGCCAGTGAGGACGGCGGGGAAGACACCAACCTGTGGGTTGCCAGCGACCTCGGCGCTCACCAGCGTCCAGGTGTTCTGCGCCACGATCATGTACTGGGCATTGGGCAGGCATCATTGACCCTAGCCCAGGGCACCATCCGCAGAAAGGTGGACCGGGCTTTGGATGTGGGGACCGGCTGCGGCATTCAACTTTTCCATCTGCTGCACCACGCTACAACCGTCGTGGCCACCGACATTTCCGTGCGTGCGCTGGCCTTCACCCGCTTCAACCTGCTCCTGAACGCTCCCTCGCTGGGCCTGGTCGAGACCGACTTCAGTCCAAGCACCGCCAGCCCTCGCGTGTCCTTGCGCCTAGGCAGTTTGCTGGAACCGGTTGCCGGGGAGAGTTTTGACTTAGTGGTGTCCAACCCGCCCTTCGTGATCACNCCGCGGCACCGAGGNGAGCGCAGCGCCGAGCAGTTCACCTATCGCGACGGCGGGCTGGCTGGGGACGCGATCGTGGAGAGCCTTGTCCGTGACCTGCCGAGCATCCTTGCACCCGGTGGCGTGGCCCAAATGCTGGGCAACTGGGAGGTAACCAATGACGACGCCGGTGGCCCCGGTGAGTGGTCCGCCCGNCCCCGGCAGTGGGTTGGCGAACGGGTGCAGGCATGGTTCATCCAGCGCGAGCAGGTCAGCCCCGGCGGCTACGCCGAAACGTGGTTGCAAGATGCCTCGCAAGGGCGGGATTCCGGTTCCTATGCAGCCGCCTATGAGGACTACATGCTTGATTTTGCCTCCCGCAAGGTGGCCGGGGTGGGCTTTGGCTACATCCTCTTGCGCCGCCCTGCCTCCGGGGACGTGGTGCACGAACCGCGCTTTGAGGAAATCCTGTACCCCATCGAACAACCCGTGGGGCCGCACTTGGCCGCTTCCTTGGACCGCGGCGCCTGGCTCGATGCACGCGTTTCCATCATGGATGAGCTCCTCGTGGTGGCGCAAGACGTCACCGAGGAACGCCACCAGCGGCCGGGCGCCGAACANCCCGGNGTGATCCTGCTTCGCCAGGGTGCCGGGCTGCGCCGCACTAATCTGCTCAGCACGGAGCTGGCCGGGTTTGCCTCCGCCAGTGATGGTGAACTCACCGTGGGTCAGTTGATCGGTGCGCTCGCGACCCTGATGGAACGCCCAGACAAGGAGTTTTCTGAGAACCTCTACGGGGAGGTGTGCAACCTGGTCAGGGACGGTTTTGCTTCCTGCCTGAACTTGCAGAGTGCCAGGGATTCGAGTGTGCAGTTGTTGGCAATGTTTGACGAAAACATTGCCAACAACTCACTCAATTTGTGGTGCGGGTTTTGTGGTGCGGGTACCGTGGGAGCAACGCTTAGGAGGCCGCATGGTTCTGGGGAGTAA
- a CDS encoding MgtC/SapB family protein, whose protein sequence is MVLGSNAPWWAILLCLLAAVVLPTLIGLERQINNKSAGMRTHALVGLGAALFMVVSKYGFSDVLAVNLVRLDPSRVAAQIVTGIGFIGAGLVFVRRNKVRGLTTASSIWLTAAVGSAAGAGLVLPAAFATGAYFLVVVVFTKVINRLRLSGRRYHSMQVTYLDGTGALREILQTCTGLGFQILGFSTRALEQGNSGVMDRVRNDEPVPVEPKYVEVELEVEGLGSRHDLLHALSVLTTIKAISFDDENE, encoded by the coding sequence ATGGTTCTGGGGAGTAACGCCCCGTGGTGGGCCATCTTGCTGTGCCTGCTGGCCGCTGTGGTGCTTCCTACCTTGATTGGGCTGGAACGGCAGATTAACAACAAGTCAGCCGGCATGCGCACTCACGCCTTGGTAGGCCTAGGTGCAGCACTNTTTATGGTGGTGAGCAAGTACGGNTTTTCCGATGTGCTTGCGGTGAATCTGGTCCGCTTGGATCCCTCCCGGGTGGCGGCACAGATTGTGACGGGCATTGGCTTCATTGGTGCGGGCCTGGTGTTTGTGCGCAGGAACAAGGTGCGCGGGCTGACAACTGCATCCTCGATTTGGCTCACGGCCGCGGTGGGATCGGCAGCNGGGGCCGGGCTGGTGCTGCCGGCCGCGTTTGCCACGGGGGCGTATTTTCTGGTGGTGGTGGTCTTCACCAAGGTCATCAACCGGCTGCGGCTCTCCGGACGGCGTTACCATTCGATGCAGGTAACCTACCTTGACGGCACAGGNGCATTACGAGAAATTCTTCAAACGTGCACCGGACTTGGATTCCAGATCCTCGGTTTCAGCACCAGGGCCCTTGAGCAGGGAAACAGTGGAGTGATGGACAGAGTTCGCAATGACGAGCCGGTTCCCGTTGAGCCAAAATATGTAGAGGTTGAGCTTGAAGTTGAGGGGCTCGGATCCCGTCACGACCTGTTGCATGCGTTGTCTGTACTGACCACCATCAAAGCGATTTCCTTTGATGACGAAAACGAATAA
- the topA gene encoding type I DNA topoisomerase — translation MPSKAAASKPKTGXKLVIVESPAXSKTIAKYLGEGFVVEASIGHIRDLPQPSELPAELXKSSIGKFAVDLENNFKPYYVISSDKXKKVAELKAQLKDADELYLATDGDREGEAIAWHLLEVLKPKVPVHRMTFAEITKESLQRALGNLRELDTDLVDAQETRRVVDRLFGYELSPVLWRKVAPKLSAGRVQSVVTRMVVERERERMAFRSANYWDLAGTFTPETGESFGAKLAAVDGRRVASGRDFNDKGELTGKNVAHLDEVAAKALALALQEVPFAVRSVEHKPYTRRPAAPFTTSTLQQEAGRKLRFSSKSTMQTAQRLYENGYITYMRTDSSSLSDEAVNAARRQASELYGPEFVPAAKRVYASKSANAQEAHEAIRPAGDSFRTPAQVASALGKDEFKLYELIWKRTVASQMADAKGSTATIKLGATAVGGVADGQDAEFSASGTVITFRGFLAAYEEGRDESRNDSDDSDRRLPNVKEKDALSAAEVTANGHDTSPPPRFTEASLTKEMEERGIGRPSTYASTLSTIMDRGYVSKQGSALVPSWIAFSVVRLLELHFTDYVDYEFTAGMEKGLDRIANGQEQGSDWLKHFYFGDDGNRGLQDIVNNLGEIDARDINSMPITDTLVLRVGKFGPYLESTVPTVDPKTGEIIEAARANVPEDLAPDELTPAKAQELMETAAPEERVLGADPVSGHTVVSKNGRYGPYVTEVIPEMTEEEIANQPIEYYKNGKPKPAXKPVKAKPRTGSLFKTMSVETVTLDEALAIMSLPRVLGSDAEENEITVQNGRFGPYLKKGSDSRSIGTEEEIFSITLEQALEIYSQPKQRGARAAVAPLAEFGEDPVSGKNIVLKEGRFGPYITDGITNITVPRGTDVEELTRETAVELLADKRERGPVKRTTKAPAKKPAAKAPAKKKLRPRSSPAECFSQKPRYGGAFACPGIGSWQCWVQTFLRNNR, via the coding sequence GTGCCCAGCAAGGCAGCAGCCAGCAAGCCCAAGACCGGCAANAAGCTCGTCATCGTAGAGTCCCCTGCCAANAGCAAGACCATCGCCAAGTACCTTGGCGAGGGTTTCGTTGTCGAAGCATCCATTGGGCATATCCGTGACCTGCCGCAGCCTTCCGAGCTGCCGGCGGAACTGAANAAGTCCTCGATCGGCAAGTTCGCCGTCGATCTTGAGAACAACTTCAAACCGTATTACGTCATCTCCTCCGACAAGAANAAGAAGGTGGCAGAGCTCAAGGCGCAGCTCAAGGACGCCGACGAGCTTTACCTGGCAACTGATGGGGATCGCGAGGGCGAAGCCATCGCGTGGCACCTGCTTGAGGTGCTCAAGCCCAAGGTGCCTGTGCACCGCATGACGTTTGCTGAAATTACCAAGGAATCGCTCCAGCGCGCCCTCGGGAACCTGCGCGAGCTGGACACGGACTTGGTCGATGCCCAGGAAACCCGCCGCGTGGTTGACCGCTTGTTCGGTTACGAGCTGTCCCCGGTGCTGTGGCGAAAGGTGGCACCAAAACTCTCAGCAGGCCGAGTCCAGTCCGTGGTGACCCGCATGGTGGTTGAGCGTGAGCGTGAGCGCATGGCGTTCCGTTCAGCCAACTACTGGGACCTGGCTGGGACGTTCACCCCAGAAACCGGTGAGTCCTTCGGCGCTAAACTGGCTGCCGTCGATGGCCGCCGCGTGGCTTCCGGACGTGACTTTAACGACAAGGGTGAGCTGACGGGCAAGAATGTTGCCCACCTGGATGAGGTCGCAGCCAAGGCTCTCGCCTTAGCCCTGCAAGAGGTGCCCTTTGCCGTCCGCTCAGTGGAGCACAAGCCGTACACCCGCCGTCCGGCTGCGCCGTTTACGACGTCGACCCTGCAGCAGGAGGCCGGGCGTAAGTTGCGCTTCTCCTCCAAATCCACCATGCAGACAGCCCAGCGTCTGTATGAAAACGGTTACATCACGTATATGCGTACCGATTCATCCTCGCTCAGCGATGAGGCGGTCAACGCCGCGCGCCGCCAGGCCTCGGAGCTGTACGGCCCCGAATTTGTGCCCGCAGCCAAGCGTGTTTACGCCAGCAAGAGCGCCAACGCCCAAGAAGCCCACGAGGCCATCCGCCCCGCTGGTGACTCTTTCCGCACCCCGGCCCAAGTGGCAAGCGCCTTGGGCAAGGATGAGTTCAAACTGTACGAGCTGATCTGGAAGCGCACGGTTGCCTCCCAGATGGCTGACGCCAAGGGTTCCACGGCCACCATCAAGTTGGGTGCTACCGCTGTTGGTGGGGTTGCTGACGGACAAGACGCCGAATTCTCTGCCTCCGGTACTGTTATCACCTTCCGCGGCTTCCTGGCCGCCTATGAGGAAGGCCGGGACGAGTCCCGCAACGATTCCGACGATTCGGACCGCCGCCTGCCCAACGTCAAGGAGAAGGACGCACTAAGTGCCGCCGAAGTCACGGCCAACGGCCATGACACCTCTCCGCCGCCACGTTTCACCGAAGCGTCGCTGACGAAGGAAATGGAAGAGCGCGGCATTGGCCGCCCGTCCACCTACGCCTCCACGTTGTCCACCATCATGGACCGCGGCTACGTCAGTAAGCAGGGCTCAGCTTTGGTGCCGAGCTGGATTGCGTTCTCCGTGGTGCGCCTGCTGGAACTGCACTTCACCGACTACGTGGACTACGAGTTCACCGCTGGCATGGAAAAGGGCCTGGACAGGATTGCCAACGGCCAGGAGCAGGGCTCTGACTGGCTCAAGCACTTCTACTTTGGTGATGACGGCAACCGTGGACTCCAAGATATTGTCAATAACCTGGGCGAGATTGACGCCCGGGACATCAACTCGATGCCCATCACCGACACCTTGGTGCTGCGTGTAGGCAAGTTTGGCCCTTACCTAGAAAGCACCGTCCCCACTGTTGACCCCAAGACCGGGGAAATCATTGAGGCCGCCCGTGCCAACGTGCCCGAGGATCTGGCNCCCGACGAGCTCACNCCCGCCAAGGCCCAAGAACTCATGGAAACGGCCGCACCGGAAGAACGAGTGCTAGGTGCGGACCCTGTTTCGGGTCACACTGTGGTCTCCAAGAACGGCCGCTACGGCCCGTATGTCACCGAGGTCATTCCGGAGATGACAGAAGAAGAGATCGCTAACCAGCCGATTGAGTACTACAAGAACGGCAAACCAAAGCCCGCGAANAAGCCCGTCAAGGCCAAACCGCGCACGGGTTCTCTGTTCAAGACAATGAGTGTTGAGACCGTGACCCTGGATGAGGCGCTAGCCATTATGAGCCTGCCNCGGGTTCTGGGTTCCGACGCTGAAGAGAACGAGATAACCGTTCAGAACGGCCGTTTTGGGCCGTACCTGAAGAAGGGCTCGGACTCACGTTCCATCGGCACTGAGGAAGAAATCTTCAGCATCACCTTGGAGCAGGCGCTGGAAATCTACTCCCAGCCCAAGCAGCGCGGAGCCCGTGCGGCAGTGGCGCCGCTGGCTGAATTTGGTGAGGATCCCGTCTCGGGGAAGAACATTGTTCTCAAGGAAGGCCGCTTTGGGCCTTACATCACCGATGGCATCACGAACATCACTGTGCCCCGCGGGACGGACGTGGAAGAGCTGACCCGGGAAACCGCCGTCGAACTTCTTGCAGATAAGCGTGAGCGTGGTCCGGTGAAGCGGACCACCAAGGCACCTGCCAAGAAGCCAGCTGCCAAAGCGCCAGCCAAGAAAAAGCTCCGGCCAAGAAGTAGCCCTGCAGAGTGCTTCAGCCAAAAGCCCCGCTACGGCGGGGCTTTTGCGTGCCCGGGCATCGGTTCATGGCAATGCTGGGTCCAGACATTCTTACGTAATAATCGCTGA
- a CDS encoding rhodanese-related sulfurtransferase encodes MSMNKIVLFYGFTPLSDPEAIKLWQRALCEKLSLKGRIIISRDGINATVGGDIKDLKQYLKTTREYPGFKDMDIKWSDSTGDDFPRLSVKAREEIVSFGAPGELKVDENGVVGGGTHLKPEELHELVAAKESKGEEVIFFDGRNAFEAQIGKFKNAIVPDVDTTHDFIKELDSGKYDDLKDKPVVTYCTGGIRCEVLSSLMVNRGFTEVYQMDGGIVRYGETFKDKGLWEGSLYVFDKRMHMEFSDEAKEIGHCIRCNQPSNKFENCSNLSCRNLNLYCADCASAPETLQXPQGCTS; translated from the coding sequence AAAGCTCAGCCTCAAGGGGCGCATCATCATCTCCAGGGACGGCATCAATGCCACCGTTGGCGGAGACATCAAGGACCTCAAGCAATACCTGAAGACCACTCGTGAATACCCCGGGTTCAAAGATATGGACATCAAGTGGTCTGACAGCACCGGCGATGATTTCCCGCGCCTGAGTGTGAAGGCGCGCGAAGAGATCGTCAGCTTTGGTGCNCCCGGTGAGCTGAAGGTCGATGAAAACGGCGTAGTGGGTGGCGGCACCCATTTGAAACCTGAGGAACTTCACGAGCTCGTCGCTGCGAAGGAATCCAAGGGCGAGGAAGTAATTTTCTTCGATGGCCGCAACGCCTTTGAAGCGCAGATCGGGAAGTTTAAGAACGCCATCGTTCCCGATGTTGACACTACCCACGACTTCATCAAGGAATTGGACTCTGGCAAGTACGACGACCTCAAGGACAAGCCGGTAGTCACCTACTGCACAGGCGGCATCCGCTGCGAAGTCCTCAGTTCCCTCATGGTCAACCGTGGTTTCACGGAAGTTTATCAAATGGACGGCGGCATTGTCCGCTATGGCGAAACCTTCAAAGACAAGGGCCTGTGGGAAGGCTCGCTCTACGTGTTTGACAAACGTATGCACATGGAGTTCAGCGACGAGGCCAAGGAAATTGGCCACTGCATCCGCTGCAACCAGCCCAGCAATAAGTTTGAAAACTGCTCCAATCTCAGCTGCCGCAACCTAAATCTCTACTGCGCTGACTGTGCCAGTGCGCCGGAAACCCTGCAATGNCCCCAAGGCTGCACCTCCTAA
- a CDS encoding Ppx/GppA family phosphatase, whose translation MRLGVLDIGSNTVHLLLVDARPGAKPVAYASHKRPLSLVKHLDVQGNITDQGQHELIEFILEAWEFAAKHKAKDLLAXCTSAIRESTNGAAVLARVQHETTIRLTELTGEEESAMTXFAVRRWHGWGAGTILNLDIGGGSFEISQGANELPDLAHSVPLGAGRLTREWLAEDPPTAKSIKYLRKHIKATLKEPIAATQALGVPNIVTGSSKTFRALARITGAAPSSMGPYVRRELHLSDLGLWSQRLSAMSSADRLYLPGVSAARATQVLAGALVAQSALEMFNVTRMQISPWALREGLILRRLDQLVFDGPLDPPAHVGRLKNSDTK comes from the coding sequence ATGAGATTAGGCGTGCTCGATATTGGTTCAAATACAGTCCACCTGCTGCTGGTTGATGCCCGGCCAGGGGCAAAACCTGTGGCGTACGCCTCCCACAAGCGGCCGTTGAGCTTGGTCAAGCACCTCGATGTGCAAGGCAATATCACTGACCAGGGCCAACATGAATTGATCGAATTCATCCTCGAAGCGTGGGAATTTGCCGCAAAGCACAAGGCCAAGGATCTGCTGGCCTTNTGTACGTCCGCCATCAGGGAATCCACCAACGGCGCCGCTGTGTTGGCCAGGGTGCAACATGAAACAACCATCCGGCTCACCGAGCTCACCGGTGAGGAAGAGTCCGCCATGACCNNTTTTGCCGTGCGACGCTGGCACGGTTGGGGTGCTGGGACCATCTTGAACCTTGACATTGGCGGCGGCTCCTTTGAAATTTCCCAAGGCGCCAATGAACTGCCGGATCTGGCGCATTCGGTGCCGCTGGGTGCAGGCCGGCTGACCCGCGAATGGCTTGCCGAGGACCCGCCCACGGCCAAAAGTATCAAATACCTTCGCAAGCACATCAAAGCGACCCTGAAGGAACCCATCGCTGCAACGCAGGCGCTCGGTGTACCAAACATCGTCACAGGCTCCTCNAAAACATTCCGGGCGTTGGCGCGCATCACNGGGGCTGCGCCGTCGTCTATGGGGCCCTATGTGCGCCGCGAACTGCATCTGAGTGATCTGGGGCTGTGGTCCCAGCGGTTATCGGCCATGTCTTCTGCGGACCGGCTCTATCTACCCGGTGTGTCAGCCGCGCGCGCCACCCAAGTGTTGGCAGGTGCGCTGGTGGCCCAGAGCGCACTGGAGATGTTCAATGTGACAAGGATGCAGATCAGTCCCTGGGCGCTTCGAGAAGGGCTGATCCTGCGGCGCCTTGACCAGTTGGTCTTTGACGGCCCGCTGGACCCGCCGGCGCACGTTGGTAGGCTGAAGAATTCGGATACGAAGTAG